CGTGCCGGTGGCGCAGTCCGTGGCGGCCTCGCTTGAGACGAGGCAGGGGCCATGTTGCTCGACGGTGCGGCCGAAGGGGTCCGCCGTGCTCTCGCCTGTACGGATAGTGAGGAAGAAGGTGCCCCGCCACTGCTGCTCGCTGCTCCAGGTGCCGGTGGAGGCGTTGAAAACGCGCGTCCAGCCGGAGCTTATGGCGGCCGAGAGGCGGCCGGTGGCGTCGTAGCGGTTGAAGGTACGGGCCTTCTGGCCAGCCGCGCCCAGCACGCTGGCCTTCTCCGAGGAGGACAGCAACTGCTCGCCGTTGGGGCCGTAGGTGTAAGAGAAGGCTTCTTCCGCCAGGGCGCCGGTGCCCGTCATGTCCTGGGCACCGCGCTTGACGCTCGTCTTCTCCAGAAGCGAGGCCGGCACGCTGGTGCTCGACGGGGCGGCGTAGGAGTAGACCTCCCAGAAGTCGCGCTTGTCCTTCTTGGCCTTGAGGAAACCGGGGGAGGTGCTGGTGGCGCACTCCCACTCGTTGCGCTCGTTGCCGGGGCTGCACGCGCCCGCGACGGTGCAGGAATCAACCGTCCGGTAGAGACGGGGGCCCGTGGCCTGGCTGGCGTTGGTGAGCGTCTCGAAGGACTGCATGAAGCCGGCAGAACCGCTGGTGCCGTCACCGCGGCCGGCGTTGCTGTTGGTGAGGTCGCGCTTGCTGGGGGCCACGCCGCAGCAGTTGCTGCCGGGCTGGCAGGAGGTGCTCTGCGAGGTGCCCACCGCTAGCTGCTCCCCGGCGCCCGTCACCGACGTCACCTTGCCAGTGGAGCTGCCCTGTGAGTCCAGCGAGTAGGTGTGCGTCATGACGAGCACGTTGCCGGTGGAGACCTTCAGCGCATTGCTGGTGAAGGTGTACGTGCGCACGGTGCTGGGCGTGGTGGCGGAGACAATATGCCCGGCGACTTCCGTGCTGCCCTCCAACTGGTAGGCGTAGGTGACGGCAGGCGAGGACTCTCCCCGGCGCGTGACACTGCGAAGCACGCAGTGCGAGCCGTTGTAGGGGTAAGGCCTGTGGAGTGAGACGTACTGGAAGTCCATGGCGCCGGATGCGCCGGTGACGGAGGCCAGGTAGGGGACGCCTGGGGTGCTGCCCATCGCGGCGGCTGGTAAGCACACTGGGCCGGGCGGCGCGGCATAGGCCAGGGTGGCCAGCGTGACATCCTTAGGCGAGACGATGCGGCTGAGGAAGTAGCGCGTCTGGCCGCCGACGGACTCCAGGTGCTTGGCCTCGAAGACGAGCTTGCGGCCGCCGACTTCCACCAGCGTGAAGCCCGTGGCCGTCTTCTGCAGCCGCTCGCGCTTGCTGCCGGAGTTGGTGGAAGCGGTGGCCGAGCAGGTGGTGCCGGTGCAGGGGGTGAAGTGGGACTGAGCGCCATTGCCCCGGACGACCGTCCAGCGCGAGGACGTCAGGTGCACGAAGCTGTAGTACTCGTGGGACCAGTGGAGGGAGGACTGACTGCCGAGGACGCCGCCGAAGGGCTTGGGCACATTGTTGACGACGTTGCCGGTGTAGGACCAGGCGGCGGAGTCGGACGTGTAGAAGCGGCGCAGTGTCAGGGCGCCCGTGGCGCTGCCCAGCTCCAGGTCGGTCTCCACCAGGATGCTCTCGCCAGAGGCGGCATTGACCGGGTCACCCGCGGTCGGGAGGCGCTCGCCTTCCGGGCTGCAACGGCAATTGCCGTCCTCGCAGGGCAGGGGCGGGGTGGCGCAAGCCCAGGTGCTGCGGCAGCAGCTGGCGGCGTTGTTGGGGGCGCCCGGGGCGGGGTTGACGGGGTTGCAGAAGGGGTCGTCCTTGCAATTCGTGAGGTCGCCGCAGCGGGAGCTGCCGTCACAGGTGCACTGCACCTGTTTGCCATCATCGCAATGAGTGATGATGTTGTTGACACACGAGTCCTGGGCAAGGCCGACGCCGGGCAGACACGCCAGCACCGCGGCCAGCAAGGCCAGAGGCTTGAAGGAAGATGACATGAATTGAGGAGTTCCTGAAAGAAGCCAGGCGGATGTCAGCGGTTGGTTTCGGGAGCCCGAGAAGCAGCGGCGGCGGCCTTCCAGGAGGAAGGCGGCACGCACAAGCGCTCCGGGGTGTTGGGCAGCAGTTGCTGGCAACGCCAGTCAACGGGGCAGTCCGTGGGCTTCTGGCAGGTGCGGCTGCAGAAGTAGCCCACTTCCGCGCGGGCGGCGCCCCCTGGAGCGGCGTGCAGGCACAGCCCGGACGCACAATCCGAGTGCGAGCCCTGGGTGCAATCCTCACCCAAAGCCATACGCCCCGTGCCACTCCCCTGGGGCCGGTGCTCCGTCAGGACTGGCGGCGAAGCCGCCGCTGCGCTCTCGCGCGAGGTCCCGCTCTCGCTACACCCTGCCAGGGACAGCAGGGCCAACCCCCCCCAGAAACGACTTCCCCCAACGCACACCCTCATGTCGGACTTCTCCTATTTCCGAAGTCCTAAACAGTATTCTCTCAAACATTGTCAAGAAGACATTCTGGAGCGCATGAAAAGCTTTGCCGTGCAAGCTGTCAGTGACGAAACCCGAGCCGGAACCGTGACGTCTGATTCTGGCCAGGGTCCCTGTCCCCACGGCCCTATCCGCACGGGTTGAAGCGGACTTCCCCCTGCGCTACACCGCTCCGCAGTCGCTAGGGGTGCCTCCGGAAGGGGGCTGAGACGGACGCGTGGCCGCGTCCGATCCCTTTGAACCTGAACCGGTTAGTACCGGCGGAGGGAAGCGGTGTGGGCGCTCCATGCTCCCGTCCCGTCTCCCGTCCGTTCTCACGAGGAGATGTCCGATGAGTGGAGCGTCCAAGAGCCTGAAGGTCGATGGGAAGGTGCTGGAGGGAATCAGCCGCGGCCCGCTTCCCGCCTCGCGCAAGGTCTACGTGTCCGGGTCCCTGCACCCCGACCTGCGCGTCCCCCTGCGCGAAATCGCCCAGACGCCCACGCGCCACCACGGCCACTCCGGCCCGGAGACCGCGAACCCTCCCGTCCACGTCTACGACTCCAGCGGTCCCTACACCGACCCCTCCGCCGACATCGACCTGCGCCGGGGCCTGCCCGCCGTCCGCGAGAACTGGATCCGCGCCCGCAACGACACGGATGAACTGGACGGCATCACGTCCGAATACGGCCGCGCCCGTGAAGCCGACCCCCGCCTCAACGGCCTGCGCTTCAGCCACATCCGCAAGCCCCGCGTCGCGAAGACCGGCGCCAACGTCAGCCAGATGCACTACGCCCGCAAGGGCATCATCACGCCGGAGATGGAATACGTCGCCGTGCGCGAGAACCAGAAGCTCGATGCTTCACTCGCCGCCCAGCACCCCGGCCACTCCTGGGGCGCCGCGATTCCGCGTGTGATTACCCCGGAGTTCGTGCGCGATGAGATCGCCCGGGGCCGCGCCATCATCCCCGCCAACATCAACCACCCGGAGCTGGAGCCGATGATCATCGGCCGCAACTTCCTGGTGAAGATCAACGCCAACATCGGCAACTCCGCCGTCACGTCCTCCATCGAGGAGGAGGTGGAGAAGATGGTCTGGTCCATCCGCTGGGGCGCGGACACCGTCATGGACCTGTCCACCGGCCGCAACATCCACGAGACGCGCGAGTGGATCCTCCGCAACGCGCCCGTGCCCATCGGCACCGTGCCCATCTACCAGGCGCTGGAGAAGGTGGGCGGCAAGGCCGAGGAGCTCACCTGGGCCATCTTCCGCGACACGCTCATCGAGCAGGCCGAGCAGGGCGTGGACTACTTCACCATCCACGCGGGCGTGCGCCTCCAGTACGTGCCGCTCACCGCGAAGCGCCTCACCGGCATCGTCAGCCGCGGCGGATCCATCCTCGCCAAGTGGTGCCTGGCCCACCACCAGGAGAACTTCCTCTACACGCACTTCGAGGAGATCTGCGAGATCATGAAGGCGTACGACGTCAGCTTCAGCCTGGGCGACGGCCTGCGCCCCGGCTCCATCGCGGACGCCAACGACGCCGCGCAGTTCGGCGAACTGGAGACGCTGGGCGAGCTGACGAAGGTGGCCTGGAAGCACGACGTGCAGGTGATGATCGAAGGCCCCGGCCACGTCCCCATGCACCTCATCCAGGAGAACATGACGAAGCAGCTCGCCGTGTGCCACGAGGCGCCGTTCTACACGCTGGGGCCCCTCACCACGGACATCGCGCCCGGATACGATCACTTCACCAGCGGCATTGGTGCGGCGATGATCGGCTGGTTCGGCACGGCGATGCTCTGCTACGTGACGCCCAAGGAGCACCTGGGCCTGCCCGACCGTGACGACGTGAAGGAGGGCGTCATCACGTACAAGATCGCCGCCCACGCCGCGGACCTGGCCAAGGGCCACCCGGGCGCCCAGGCCCGCGACAACGCCCTGTCCAAGGCGCGCTTCGAGTTCCGCTGGGAGGATCAGTTCAACCTGTCCCTGGACCCCGAGCGCGCCCGCGCCTTCCACGACGAGACGCTCCCCGCCGAAGGCGCCAAGGTCGCGCACTTCTGCTCCATGTGCGGTCCGCACTTCTGCTCCATGAAGATCACCCAGGACGTGCGCGACTACGCGGACAAGGTCGGCGTCAACGAAGCCCAGGCCCTGGAGCAGGGGATGAAGGAGAAGAGCGAGGAATTCAAGAAGGCGGGCCACGAGCTGTACCGCTGACGGGCGCCGGTGGGCGGGGGCCTGCACGCTCGGCCCCTGTCCGCTGGATGACAGGAACCGACACGCCATGCCATGGTGCGCTCATCCGGGCGCACCCGTCGCGCCCCATTCAATTTTGGAGGGCGTTTCCATGGACCCGAGTCAGCGCGAGGAGCAGCAGTTCGGCACGTTCATCACCGGCTCGCCGACGGCGACGTCGGATGAGAAGACGATGGGGATGCTGGCCCACCTGGGCTCCATCGCCGGTGTCGTCGTGGGCGCGGGCTTCCTGGGCTGGGCGGTGCCGCTGTTCCTGATGCTGACCAAGGGCAAGGAGTCGTCCTTCGTCCGCGCGCACGCGGTGGAGTCGCTCAACTTCCAGATCACCACCTTCATCGCGATGGCCATCTCCGCGGTGCTGATGTGCGCGGTGATCGGCTTCGTCCTGGCGCCCCTGGTGGCGATCGTGTCGATCATCTTCACGGTCATCGCCGGCCTGAAGGCCAACGACGGCGAGCTCTACCGCTACCCCGTGAACATCCGGCTGGTGAAGTAGCCCTCAGCCGCCAATGCCCATCATGGGCAGGAGCGTGGCGCCGTTTCCGGCCTCCGTGAAACGGTGCCCCTCCGGCTTCTCCCCGAGCGCGCGGCGCACGGCCACGGCCAGCTCCGCGTCCGTCGCGCCGCCCCGGATGAGCTGATGCAGCGGCGCCTGAGCCCGGCCGCCCAGGCAGCTGCGCAGGTCGCCGTTGGACGCCACCCGCACCCGGTTGCAGCCCCCGCAGAAGTTCTGCGTCAGCGGCGAGATGAACCCCACGCGCCCGCTGTCCATGCGCCAGTAGCGCGCCGGTCCGGACGTGGGCGACGCGGCGCTCTCCTGCGGCTCCTCGGTGAGGACGCTGCCGGAGGCCGCCAGGCGCTCCAGCAGCTCCGCCGTGGGCACCGGCGTGCCCTGGCCAAAGGGCATCAGCTCGATGAAGCGCGGGGTGATGCCGCGCGCGTGCGCGTACGTCACCAGCTCCGGTACCTCCGCGTCGTTGATGCCGCGCATCACCACGACGTTGAGCTTCAGCGACTGGAAGCCCGCGCCCGCCGCCGCGTCGATGCCGCGCAGCACCGCCTCGAAGTCGCCCTGCTTGGAGATGCGCCGGAACACCTCCGCGGACAGCGTGTCCAGGCTCAGGTTGAGCTGGGTGACGCCCGCGTCGCGCAGCGGCCCGGCCAGTGACTCCAGGCGGCTCGCGTTGGTGGTGATGGCCAGGTGCTCCACGCCGGGCACCGCGGCGATGCGTTTCGCGATGTCGAGGATGTCCGGCCGGGCGAGCGGCTCGCCGCCCGTCAGGCGCACGCGGCGGATGCCCATGCGCGCGAAGACGGAGACGATGCGCTCGAACTCGCCCGCGTCGAGCAGGTCCTTCTTCCCGCCCCAGGATGCCGGCGAGCAGTAGGTGCAGCGGAAGTTGCAGCGGTCCGTGACGCTCAGCCGCAGGTACGTCATGCGCCGCCCCTGCGCGTCACACAGCGGTGGGGCGAGCGGATCGGGAGCGGGCAGGGGGGCGGTCATCGCGGGGCCTTCCGCCTTCATGGATAGCAACCCCCGTGCGGAAAGGCACCGCTTCCCGCGGTCTGCCTCAGCCTTCGGTCCCGGACGCCGAGCGGATGGCGGCGGGCGGCGCGCCGATGGGCGTGGCGCTGGGGCCCACGGGCGGAGAGTCCGGCTCGTCGTCCAGGTCGGTGAGCCGCGCCAGCTCGGCCTCGGACTCCGCGGCGTCCGCGGCGGCCTGCATCGGGTTGAGCTTCTTCTCCGCCATCTCCTTCTTGATGCGGATGAGGCCCTCCTCGCCGATGTCCAGGAACGCCTTCACGACCTCGGGGTCGAACTGCGTGTTGGCGCAGCGCTTGATCTCCTGGATGGCGTTCGCGAACGTCGTGCCCTTGCGGTACGGCCGGTCGCTCGTCATCGCGTCCAGCGTGTCCGCCACCGCGAAGATGCGCGCGCCGATGTGGATCTCGTTGCGCTGGAGGTTGCGGGGGTAGCCCGCGCCGTCGTAGCGCTCCTGGTGCGACAGGACGATGTCCGCCGGCGTGGAGAGGAAGGGGATGTTCTGGATCATCTGGAAGCCGATCTCCGGATGACGCCGCATCTCCAGCCACTCGTCGGGGGTGAGCTTGCCGGGCTTGAGCAGCACCGCGTCCGGCACGCCGATCTTCCCGATGTCGTGCAGCAGCGCCCCGCGGCCGATCTCCTCCATCTCCTTGCCGTGGATGCCCATGCGGGTGGCGATGGCGGAGGTGTAGCTGACCACGCGCTGGGAGTGGTCGCTCGTCTCGTGCTCGCGCGCGTCCAGGGCCGCCACCAGCGCCAGCAGCGTGTTCTGGTACGTGTTCGCGATGTTGTGCAGCGCGCTGCGCAGCTCGGCGGTGCGGTCGCGCACCTTGCCCTCGAGCTTCTTCTGATAGCGCTTGCGAGCCATCTCGATGCGGCGCTTGGCGAGCGCGCGTTCGATGGCGCGGATGAGGTCCGTGAGCTTGGGTGGCTTGAGCAGGTAGTCCACCGCGCCCCGGCGCAGACAGTCCACGGCGGACTCGGTGTCGCCGTAGCCGGTGAGCATGATGACGGACGTGTCCGGCAGCCGCTCGCGCAGGTTCTCCAGCAGCCAGAGTCCGTCGCGGCCCGGCATCTTCATGTCGCTGATGACGAGCGGCGTCTCTTCTTCACCCGCCACGTCGAGCGCCATCTCGGCGCCGTTGGCCACGACGCAGTTGTAGCCCTCCTCACGGAGGAGCACGGAGATGACGTCGCGGACGGAATCGTCGTCGTCGACGATCAGGATTCTGGGCGGTGCGGGGGGGATGGCTTCCACGGCCGAAGATTCTAGAGGTTTCCAGGGATTAAAGGCGAACGAGTGCGAGAAATCATCACCCCCTCGCCTCCCTGCCATCCAGGGCGGGGTGCGAGCCCTGGTTCCGGAGTGAACGTCTCCGGTCCTCGAGGCATTCCCCGCCTTCCGGAGTAGGGCGGGCAGGCACGCCGCGTCAACCGCGAGCCATCGTCCCCCGGTCGTAGCGGAAGGGGGTGAGGTCCACCGAGGGCTTCTCCCCCAGCACGGCCTGGGCGACGAGCTTCGCGGTGATGGGGGCGAGCAGGATGCCGTTGCGGAAGTGGCCGGTGGCGAGGAACAGGCCGGGTGTAGGGCCCTCTCCGATGTACGGCAGCGCGTCCTGGGTCCACGGGCGGAAGCCGGCCCAGGTCTCCGTGATGGGCGCGCTGGCCAGGTCCGGGCACAGCTGCAGGGCCATGTCGAGGATCCGCGCCAGCCCCGCCGCGGTCACCTGCTTGTCGAAGCCCACGTGCTCCATGGTGCTCCCGGCGATGATCCGCCCATCCGCGCGCGGCACCAGGTAGCCCTTGGCGGACGTCACCACGCGCTCCAGCAGGGGCAGCCGCGTCTGCAGCTGCACCATCTGTCCTCGCGCCGGGCGCACCGCCTGCGCCGACACGCCCGCACCCTGGACCAGGGAGGACCACGAGCCCGCCGCCAGCACCACGGCGTCCGCGCGGAGCACCTCGCCGTCCAGGTCCACGCCCACCGCGCGGCCGTGCTCGTGCACCACGCCGCGCACGTAGCCGCTCTTGAACACCGTGCCCACGCGCGCGGCGGCCATGGTGAGCGCGCGCACGAGGAGCCGGTTGTCGACCTGGTGATCATCCGGGAAGTGCGCGGCGCCCACGGCGGCGGGGGACAGGTGGGACTCCAGCTCGCGCGCGGCCTTGCTGTCGAGCAGCTCGGCGCGCAGCCCCATGCCGTGCTGCCAGCCCACGGTGGACTCCACGTGATGGAGATCCGACTCGTCGAACGCGACGCGAAGCAGGCCGCACGGCCGGTACGCGATGTCCACGCCGGAGAGCTCGCGCAGCTCCGCGGCGAAGCTTCCATAGAGGGCGCGGCTGCGCAGGCACAGCTCGAAGAAGGGGCCCGGTCCTTCGGACTCCCACTGGGGCGCGAGGATGCCGCCCGCGGCGCTGGAGGCTTCGGCTCCGGGGATGGAGCGCTCCAGCACCGTCACGCGCGCGCCCGCCTGCCGGAGTTTCAGCGCGATGCCACAGCCCATCACGCCACCGCCCACCACGAGGACGTCGGAGGTTGCCATGCGCCGCTTGTGCTCAAGCGAGCACGGGTTTGCAAGCGTCAAGACAGGCCATGACCCGGGGTGACTTGACGGTGAGGCCTCCGGTCGTTAACCCTAGGGCCGTGCGTTCCACGTCCCTGCATCATCACCATGCGCATCATCGGCCGGCCCATGACGGGACCGTTCGCCGCGCGCATGCCTGGGTGACGCACTAGAACGCACCCACTTCCGGCAGATGCCGCAGTGATCGAAGGCCCGTCCCCCCAGGACGGGCCTTTTTTCGTTTCCGCCACCGCAGTCCCCCGAGCCCACCCATGTTGAAGATTGCCCTGCCCAACAAAGGACGTCTGTCCGAGGAAGTGCGCGAGCTGTTCAACGACGCGGGCCTGGAGGTGCGCGCTCGGGGCGAGCGGGCCCTCACCGCATCGCTGGGCGGCGAGTTCGAAGCCATCTTCGTCCGCGCCCAGGACATCCCGGAGTTCGTCGCGGATGGCGCCGCGCAGGCGGGCGTCACCGGCTGGGATCTGGTGAACGAGGCCGGGCGCGAGCTGGAGCCGCTGATGGACCTGGAGTTCGGCCGCTGCCGGTTGGTGGTGGCCGCGCGCGACGAGAGTGGCATCTCCCGCGTGGAGGACGTGAAGGAGGGGATGCGGGTGGCCTCCTGCTTCCCCCGGCTGACGCAGGCCTTCTTCCAGCAGCGAGGGCAGAAGGTGACAGTGGTGCCGGTGAGCGGCGCGGCGGAGATCGCTCCGCACCTGGGCATCGCGGACATCGTGGTGGACCTCACGTCCACGGGGTCCACGCTGAAGATGAACGGCCTCAAGGAAGTGGCCACCGTGCTGGAGTCGAGCGCCCGGCTGGTGGCGTATCCGCGCAATGACTCGGAGGCCCGGCGCGCGCTGGAGGAGCTGACGCAGGCGCTGGGGTCGGTGCTGGCGGCGCGCGGGCGGCGCTACCTGATGGCCAACGTCCCGAAGACGTCCCTGGAGCAGGTGCGCGAAGTGCTGCCCGGCCTCAACGGCCCCACGGTGGTGGACGTGATGAACGGGGGGCACTTCGTCGCGGTGCACGCGGTGGTCTCGTCGCGGAACCTCTACCGCACGGTCAACGCGCTGAAGGCGCTGGGCGGGCAGGGCATCCTCGTCACGCGCATCGAGAGGTTGATGGCATGAGCGCCTCCATCCTCAAGTACCAGGGCGCATTGTCCTCGCTGGAGCCTGACGCGCAGCGGAGGCTGTTGGCCCGCACGGGGGAGTCGGATGCCCTGGTGGCTTCCCGTGTCCAGGCACTCATTGCCCGGGTCCGCACGGAAGGTGACCGGGCCCTCTTCGACTTCGCGCGGGAGTTCGACCGCGTGGAGCTGGCGGCCCTGGAGGTTCCGCGTGAACGGTGGAACGCGGCGTTGGAGTCGATTCCCTCCGACGTGCGCGAGGCACTGACCCGTGCGGCGCGCAACATCGCCCGGGCTCATGCGGCGCAGCGGCCCCAGTCCATCGAAGTGGAGACGGAGCCCGGGGTCATCGTGGGGCGCCGGCCGGATCCGCTGAGCCGCGTCGGTGTGTATGCCCCTGGCGGCCGGGCGGTGTACCCCAGCAGCGTGCTCATGGGCGTGGTCCCCGCGAAGGTCGCGGGCGTGGGCGAGATCACCGTCTGCTCGCCGCCAGGGCCGGATGGCTTGCCTGGCGCGGGTGTGCTCGCGGCGGCAGCGCTCGCGGGCGCGGATCGGGTGTTCGCATTGGGCGGTGCGGGCGCGGTGGCCGCGCTGGCCTACGGCACCCAGAGCGTTCCCCGCGTGGACCGCATCGTCGGACCGGGCAACGCGTACGTAGCGGCCGCGAAGCTTCAAGTGGTGGACGCCGTCGCCATCGACGCGCCCGCGGGCCCGAGCGAAATCCTGGTGGTCGCCGACGCGAGCGCCCGTCCGGACGCCGTGGCGCGTGAGTTGCTGGCCCAGGCGGAGCACGACCCCGAGGCCTGCTGCGTGGCGCTGGTGGTGGGCGCTCCGCTGGCGCAGGCGGTGCGGGACGCGGTGGAGCAGCAGGCCCGCATCGCCCGGCGTGGCGACATCGTCCTTTCCGCGCTGGGGAGCCGGGGCGCGGTGCTGCGCATCGATTCGCTGGAGGAGGCGTGGCCCTTCGTCGCGGAGTTCGCTCCGGAGCACCTGCTGCTCGCGACGGCGAAGCCCTCGGAGGACCTGGCGCGGGTTCGAAACGCGGGCACGGTGTTCGTGGGACAGCGCGCGTCGGTGGCCTTTGGTGACT
This DNA window, taken from Corallococcus coralloides DSM 2259, encodes the following:
- the thiC gene encoding phosphomethylpyrimidine synthase ThiC, which translates into the protein MSGASKSLKVDGKVLEGISRGPLPASRKVYVSGSLHPDLRVPLREIAQTPTRHHGHSGPETANPPVHVYDSSGPYTDPSADIDLRRGLPAVRENWIRARNDTDELDGITSEYGRAREADPRLNGLRFSHIRKPRVAKTGANVSQMHYARKGIITPEMEYVAVRENQKLDASLAAQHPGHSWGAAIPRVITPEFVRDEIARGRAIIPANINHPELEPMIIGRNFLVKINANIGNSAVTSSIEEEVEKMVWSIRWGADTVMDLSTGRNIHETREWILRNAPVPIGTVPIYQALEKVGGKAEELTWAIFRDTLIEQAEQGVDYFTIHAGVRLQYVPLTAKRLTGIVSRGGSILAKWCLAHHQENFLYTHFEEICEIMKAYDVSFSLGDGLRPGSIADANDAAQFGELETLGELTKVAWKHDVQVMIEGPGHVPMHLIQENMTKQLAVCHEAPFYTLGPLTTDIAPGYDHFTSGIGAAMIGWFGTAMLCYVTPKEHLGLPDRDDVKEGVITYKIAAHAADLAKGHPGAQARDNALSKARFEFRWEDQFNLSLDPERARAFHDETLPAEGAKVAHFCSMCGPHFCSMKITQDVRDYADKVGVNEAQALEQGMKEKSEEFKKAGHELYR
- a CDS encoding DUF4870 domain-containing protein, with amino-acid sequence MDPSQREEQQFGTFITGSPTATSDEKTMGMLAHLGSIAGVVVGAGFLGWAVPLFLMLTKGKESSFVRAHAVESLNFQITTFIAMAISAVLMCAVIGFVLAPLVAIVSIIFTVIAGLKANDGELYRYPVNIRLVK
- the moaA gene encoding GTP 3',8-cyclase MoaA encodes the protein MTAPLPAPDPLAPPLCDAQGRRMTYLRLSVTDRCNFRCTYCSPASWGGKKDLLDAGEFERIVSVFARMGIRRVRLTGGEPLARPDILDIAKRIAAVPGVEHLAITTNASRLESLAGPLRDAGVTQLNLSLDTLSAEVFRRISKQGDFEAVLRGIDAAAGAGFQSLKLNVVVMRGINDAEVPELVTYAHARGITPRFIELMPFGQGTPVPTAELLERLAASGSVLTEEPQESAASPTSGPARYWRMDSGRVGFISPLTQNFCGGCNRVRVASNGDLRSCLGGRAQAPLHQLIRGGATDAELAVAVRRALGEKPEGHRFTEAGNGATLLPMMGIGG
- a CDS encoding HD-GYP domain-containing protein, producing MEAIPPAPPRILIVDDDDSVRDVISVLLREEGYNCVVANGAEMALDVAGEEETPLVISDMKMPGRDGLWLLENLRERLPDTSVIMLTGYGDTESAVDCLRRGAVDYLLKPPKLTDLIRAIERALAKRRIEMARKRYQKKLEGKVRDRTAELRSALHNIANTYQNTLLALVAALDAREHETSDHSQRVVSYTSAIATRMGIHGKEMEEIGRGALLHDIGKIGVPDAVLLKPGKLTPDEWLEMRRHPEIGFQMIQNIPFLSTPADIVLSHQERYDGAGYPRNLQRNEIHIGARIFAVADTLDAMTSDRPYRKGTTFANAIQEIKRCANTQFDPEVVKAFLDIGEEGLIRIKKEMAEKKLNPMQAAADAAESEAELARLTDLDDEPDSPPVGPSATPIGAPPAAIRSASGTEG
- the thiO gene encoding glycine oxidase ThiO; amino-acid sequence: MATSDVLVVGGGVMGCGIALKLRQAGARVTVLERSIPGAEASSAAGGILAPQWESEGPGPFFELCLRSRALYGSFAAELRELSGVDIAYRPCGLLRVAFDESDLHHVESTVGWQHGMGLRAELLDSKAARELESHLSPAAVGAAHFPDDHQVDNRLLVRALTMAAARVGTVFKSGYVRGVVHEHGRAVGVDLDGEVLRADAVVLAAGSWSSLVQGAGVSAQAVRPARGQMVQLQTRLPLLERVVTSAKGYLVPRADGRIIAGSTMEHVGFDKQVTAAGLARILDMALQLCPDLASAPITETWAGFRPWTQDALPYIGEGPTPGLFLATGHFRNGILLAPITAKLVAQAVLGEKPSVDLTPFRYDRGTMARG
- the hisG gene encoding ATP phosphoribosyltransferase, with protein sequence MLKIALPNKGRLSEEVRELFNDAGLEVRARGERALTASLGGEFEAIFVRAQDIPEFVADGAAQAGVTGWDLVNEAGRELEPLMDLEFGRCRLVVAARDESGISRVEDVKEGMRVASCFPRLTQAFFQQRGQKVTVVPVSGAAEIAPHLGIADIVVDLTSTGSTLKMNGLKEVATVLESSARLVAYPRNDSEARRALEELTQALGSVLAARGRRYLMANVPKTSLEQVREVLPGLNGPTVVDVMNGGHFVAVHAVVSSRNLYRTVNALKALGGQGILVTRIERLMA
- the hisD gene encoding histidinol dehydrogenase, with the translated sequence MSASILKYQGALSSLEPDAQRRLLARTGESDALVASRVQALIARVRTEGDRALFDFAREFDRVELAALEVPRERWNAALESIPSDVREALTRAARNIARAHAAQRPQSIEVETEPGVIVGRRPDPLSRVGVYAPGGRAVYPSSVLMGVVPAKVAGVGEITVCSPPGPDGLPGAGVLAAAALAGADRVFALGGAGAVAALAYGTQSVPRVDRIVGPGNAYVAAAKLQVVDAVAIDAPAGPSEILVVADASARPDAVARELLAQAEHDPEACCVALVVGAPLAQAVRDAVEQQARIARRGDIVLSALGSRGAVLRIDSLEEAWPFVAEFAPEHLLLATAKPSEDLARVRNAGTVFVGQRASVAFGDYLTGANHVLPTAGLARAYSGLSVLDFYRWTTWQRVTPEAAAAMADDVGTLADSEGLFAHAAAARAWRVP